From Quercus robur cultivar Fastigiata chloroplast, complete genome:
ACGAAATGGATATTATTATTTTATATCTAACCAATTCGATGAATTACTCCTAAAATAAAAGTTCACATCAGAATAGTGCTAGTTGATGAGAGTTATTTCGGAAACACACAAAAAGTCAAATTAATTTGGGTTATTCTCTCAATTTCAATAAAATGCAACTAGATCTAGTATGAATTGGCGATCAGAACATATATGGATAGAACTTATAGCAGGGTCTCGAAAAACAAGTAATTTCTGCTGGGCCTTTATCCTTTTTTTAGGTTCATTAGGGTTTTTATTAGTTGGAATTTCCAGTTATCTTGGTAGAAATTTGATATCTTTATTTCCGCCTACGCAAATCATTTTTTTTCCACAGGGGATCGTGATGTCTTTCTACGGAATTGCGGGTCTCTTTATTAGCTCTTATTTGTGGTGCACAATTTCGTGGAATGTAGGTAGTGGTTATGATCGGTTCGATAGAAAAGAAGGAATAGTGTGTATTTTTCGTTGGGGATTTCCTGGAAAAAATCGTCGCATCTTCCTCCAATTCTTTATGAAAGACGTCCAGTCCATCAGAATAGAAGTGAAAGAGGGTATTTATGCTCGTCGTGTCCTTTATATGGAAATCAGAGGCCATGGCGCTATTCCTTTGACTCGTACTGATGAGAATTTGACTCCACGAGAACTTGAGCAAAAAGCTGCTGAATTGGCTTATTTCTTGCGTGTACCAATTGAAGTATTTTAAAAAATGAATTGAAACTGAAATGAAAAGAATGAATGCTTTTTTTATTTTCAATAGAGAGATTATATCTTGTAGATTCTCTTTTTTTTTGTTTTGTCAATCAATCTTTCTTTTTATCCCTTTTTGTACTTCTTAATTACCAAACGATTGGGATGCTTATAACGATAGCTTTTTTGTCTTGTTTTGGTAGTCATTTTTTTTATCAGAATCACAATATTCTTCAGAAAATTCTCTCAATTATTCCCGGACTATGCGTCGTTTTTTTTTTTTTTCAAAAAATTGGATATTTTGATAGAAAGAGAGTTCTTTCGTTTCAAAATCTGAATAATATTTGTTACTTGAAGGGGCTCTTTCATGCATTTCTTTATTGAAAGGGGTCACTCTCTTCGAATTTTAGCAAGTGATGGATTTGGAAACAATCTCTTTATTCTAAGTGGATTCTTTTTTATTCCATTTCTGTATTATTTATAAATTCAAGTACTAACCGCTGAATCATACACAAAAAAAGCGGGGAATAGATTCGTGGGCTCGATAACTTGTAATAGAACTGATCCTTGATAGGAATATTAGTTAGTATCGTATAGCGTCAACGAATGGGGTGAGTTCATTAAAAATTCAAAGACGAAAAAATGGCAAAAAAGAAAGCATTCATTCCCCTTCTATATCTTGCATCTATAGTATTTTTGCCCTGGTGGATCTCTCTCTCATTTACTAAAAGTCTGGAATCTTGGGTTACTAATTGGTGGGATACTAGGCAATCCGAAATTTTTTTGAATGATATTCAAGAAAAGAGTATTCTAAAAAAATTCATAGAATTAGAGGAACTCTTACTCTTG
This genomic window contains:
- the ycf4 gene encoding photosystem I assembly protein Ycf4, with protein sequence MNWRSEHIWIELIAGSRKTSNFCWAFILFLGSLGFLLVGISSYLGRNLISLFPPTQIIFFPQGIVMSFYGIAGLFISSYLWCTISWNVGSGYDRFDRKEGIVCIFRWGFPGKNRRIFLQFFMKDVQSIRIEVKEGIYARRVLYMEIRGHGAIPLTRTDENLTPRELEQKAAELAYFLRVPIEVF